One Setaria italica strain Yugu1 chromosome II, Setaria_italica_v2.0, whole genome shotgun sequence DNA segment encodes these proteins:
- the LOC101775595 gene encoding uncharacterized protein LOC101775595, whose product MSSSSSMLQNCKRLLSISLCVIIIAVGVKVDASGAAADQFVYSGFAGANVTLDGAAVVTPSGLLELTNGTLRQKAHAIHPAPLRFRNGTPETARSFSASFVFGILCPDTDACGHGIVLFVAPGSYDLSAAFPSQYIGLVNGTTNGDAGDHLFGVELDTDQNNEFRDIDGNHVGVDVNSLESVSSATAGYYDDRGGGGAFRNLTLASGEAMRVWVDYDGEEKRIDVTMAPLRMAKPSKPLISTAYDLSSVLTDVARVGFSSATGSFNSRHYVLGWSFAMDGPAPAIDISKLPKLPRFGPKHRARLAEIVPPVATAGLILSVGAIVVLLVRRRLRYSEVQEDWEVEFGPHRFSYKDLFNATEGFKNKNLLGVGGFGRVYKGVLPGSKMEIAVKKVSHDSKQGMKEFIAEVVSIGRLQHRNLVQLLGYCRRKGELLLVYEYMSNGSLDKHLYGGSDKPILDWDQRFKIIKGIAAGLLYLHEEWEKVIIHRDIKASNVLLDNDVDGRLGDFGLARLYDHGANPHTTHVVGTIGYLAPELGRTSKATPLTDVFAFGIFVLEVTCGQRPIKQNSNGDQLLLMDWVADHWHKGSLTDTVDARLHGSYNVGEASLALKIGLLCSHPLSGARPSMRQVIKYLNGDMPLPELNPTLQSFESLALMQNEGFDSSIIPFLLTILLHSLNPATAVSATATTGQDQFVFSGFAGANLTLDGTATVTADGLLELTNGTVQLTGHAFHRAPVSFRTSPGGAVRSFSASFAFAILTTYPGLSCHGIAFAVAPSTDFSSALAAQYMGLANIDDNGNATNRFFAAEIDTMENVEFQDINNNHVGVDINGLRSVEAHTAGYYDDTNGSFHGMNLISGEVMQAWVDYDGEAARINVTIAPIAVTKPVRPLVSARYNLSNVLREPSYIGFSSATGPINSHHYILGWSFAMDGFAPAIDIAKLPKLPRLGPKPRSKVLEILVPIATAAFIVTLGTLVVVVVRRRMRYAELREDWEVDFGPHRFSYKDLFHATDGFEDKHLLGKGGFGRVYRGLLPKSKVEVAVKRVSHESRQGMKEFVAEVASIGRIRHRNLVQLLGYCRRKGELLLVYDYMSNGSLDKYLHYEVERPTLDWAQRFQIIKGVASGLLYLHEKWDKVVVHRDIKASNVLLDKEMNGRLGDFGLARLYDHGTDPQTTHMVGTMGYLAPELLRTGKASPLTDVFAFGTFLLEVTCGQRPIKEDAQGDQLLLVDWVLDHWHNGTLLETVDTRLQGNYNTDEAYLVLKLGLLCSHPSASSRPNMQNVLDYLDGHAPVPELASTQLSFNILALLQNKGLDPYIVSCPPSSMMSFGTISDLSGGR is encoded by the exons ATGTCGTCATCCTCGTCCATGCTTCAAAATTGCAAGAGACTGCTTAGCATCAGCCTGTGTGTAATAATCATCGCCGTCGGCGTCAAGGTCGACgcgtccggcgccgccgccgaccagtTCGTCTACTCCGGCTTCGCGGGCGCCAACGTCACCCTCGACGGCGCGGCCGTGGTCACGCCATCAGGCCTGCTCGAGCTCACCAACGGCACGCTCCGGCAGAAGGCGCACGCCATCCACCCTGCGCCCCTCCGCTTCCGGAACGGCACGCCGGAGACGGCGCGGTCCTTCTCGGCGTCCTTCGTGTTCGGCATCCTCTGCCCGGACACTGACGCCTGCGGCCACGGCATCGTCCTCTTCGTCGCCCCGGGGAGCTACGACCTGTCCGCCGCGTTCCCGAGCCAGTACATCGGCCTCGTCAACGGCACGACCAACGGCGATGCCGGCGACCACCTCTTCGGCGTCGAGCTCGACACCGACCAGAACAACGAGTTCCGGGACATCGACGGCAACCACGTCGGCGTCGACGTCAACAGCCTCGAGTCCGTGTCCTCGGCCACCGCCGGCTACTACGAtgatcgcggcggcggcggtgccttCCGCAACCTGACCTTGGCTAGCGGCGAGGCGATGCGGGTGTGGGTGGACTACGACGGCGAGGAGAAGCGGATCGACGTGACCATGGCTCCCCTGAGAATGGCCAAACCGAGCAAGCCGCTGATCTCCACCGCCTACGACCTGTCCTCGGTGCTCACAGATGTGGCTCGCGTGGGCTTCTCCTCGGCGACAGGCTCCTTCAACTCACGGCACTATGTTCTTGGTTGGAGCTTCGCCATGGACGGACCTGCTCCGGCCATTGACATCTCCAAGTTGCCAAAGCTGCCTCGCTTTGGTCCCAAGCACCGAGCCAGATTGGCCGAGATCGTACCGCCGGTAGCCACCGCAGGGCTCATCTTGTCCGTGGGTGCCATTGTGGTTCTGCTGGTGCGGAGACGGTTGCGGTACAGTGAGGTCCAGGAAGATTGGGAGGTTGAGTTTGGGCCACATCGGTTCTCGTACAAGGATTTGTTCAATGCAACCGAAGGATTCAAGAACAAGAACCTACTCGGTGTCGGAGGGTTTGGGAGGGTGTACAAGGGTGTGCTTCCAGGGTCAAAAATGGAGATCGCCGTCAAGAAAGTGTCGCACGACTCAAAGCAGGGCATGAAGGAATTCATAGCAGAGGTTGTCAGCATTGGCCGCTTGCAGCACCGTAACCTTGTGCAGTTGCTTGGTTACTGCAGGCGAAAGGGTGAACTTCTCTTGGTCTACGAGTACATGTCGAATGGGAGCCTTGATAAGCACTTGTATGGTGGTAGTGACAAGCCAATTCTAGATTGGGACCAGAGGTTCAAGATCATCAAAGGAATCGCTGCCGGGTTACTCTATCTCCACGAGGAGTGGGAGAAAGTAATCATCCACCGTGATATCAAGGCAAGCAATGTGTTGCTTGACAATGACGTGGATGGTCGACTTGGTGACTTCGGCCTCGCGAGGTTGTATGATCACGGTGCCAACCCACATACCACTCATGTGGTTGGAACCATAGGGTACCTAGCTCCTGAGCTTGGGCGCACAAGTAAAGCAACCCCTCTGACCGATGTGTTCGCCTTCGGCATATTCGTTCTTGAAGTCACTTGTGGACAAAGGCCCATCAAGCAAAATTCAAACGGTGACCAACTCTTGCTGATGGATTGGGTTGCTGACCATTGGCACAAAGGATCACTGACCGATACCGTGGATGCTAGGCTCCATGGAAGCTACAACGTTGGTGAGGCATCCCTAGCGCTCAAGATAGGATTGCTATGCTCACACCCCCTTTCCGGTGCGAGGCCTAGCATGCGCCAAGTCATCAAGTACCTCAACGGAGATATGCCACTACCGGAGCTGAATCCGACACTTCAAAGCTTTGAATCTCTTGCGCTGATGCAAAACGAAGGGTTTGACTC TTCA ATCATACCCTTCCTTCTAACCATCCTTCTCCACTCCCTGAATCCTGCTACGGCTGTCAGTGCTACTGCTACCACCGGCCAGGACCAGTTCGTCTTCTCTGGCTTCGCCGGCGCCAACCTCACCCTCGACGGCACGGCCACCGTCACGGCGGACGGCCTCCTCGAGCTCACCAACGGCACGGTCCAGCTCACGGGCCACGCCTTCCACCGCGCCCCCGTGAGCTTCCGCACATCTcccggcggcgcggtgcggtCCTTCTCGGCGTCCTTCGCGTTCGCCATCCTCACCACCTACCCGGGGCTCAGCTGCCACGGCATCGCCTTCGCCGTCGCTCCCAGCACGGACTTCTCCTCCGCGCTGGCCGCGCAGTACATGGGCCTCGCCAACATCGACGACAACGGCAACGCGACGAACCGCTTCTTCGCCGCCGAGATCGACACCATGGAGAACGTGGAGTTCCAGGACATCAACAACAACCACGTCGGCGTCGACATCAACGGCCTCCGCTCCGTCGAGGCGCACACCGCGGGGTACTACGACGACACCAACGGGAGCTTCCATGGCATGAACCTGATCAGCGGCGAGGTGATGCAGGCGTGGGTGGATTACGACGGGGAGGCCGCGAGGATCAACGTCACCATCGCTCCCATTGCCGTGACCAAACCAGTAAGGCCACTCGTCTCTGCAAGGTACAACCTCTCCAATGTGCTCAGGGAGCCGTCATACATTGGCTTCTCATCCGCGACCGGCCCGATAAACTCTCACCACTACATTCTTGGCTGGAGCTTCGCCATGGACGGATTTGCTCCGGCGATCGACATCGCCAAGCTGCCAAAGCTACCTCGCCTCGGCCCGAAGCCTCGATCCAAGGTCTTGGAAATCTTGGTGCCGATTGCCACGGCAGCTTTCATTGTCACCCTAGGCACTCTTGTAGTTGTAGTCGTTAGAAGAAGAATGAGGTATGCCGAGCTCCGGGAGGATTGGGAGGTCGATTTTGGGCCTCACCGGTTCTCGTATAAGGATTTGTTCCATGCTACCGATGGGTTCGAGGACAAGCATCTTCTCGGGAAAGGAGGGTTTGGAAGGGTGTATAGAGGACTCCTTCCGAAATCTAAAGTGGAGGTCGCCGTGAAGAGGGTGTCACATGAGTCGAGGCAGGGAATGAAGGAGTTTGTTGCCGAGGTTGCTAGTATTGGCCGCATCCGACACCGTAACCTTGTGCAGTTACTTGGCTATTGTCGGAGGAAAGGTGAACTCCTTTTGGTGTATGACTACATGTCTAATGGCAGCCTAGACAAATACCTGCATTACGAAGTGGAGAGACCAACGTTGGATTGGGCTCAGAGGTTTCAAATCATCAAAGGAGTTGCATCTGGTTTGTTATACCTTCATGAGAAGTGGGATAAAGTTGTCGTTCACCGGGATATCAAGGCCAGCAATGTGCTCCTCGACAAAGAAATGAATGGGCGGCTTGGTGACTTTGGCCTTGCAAGGTTATATGACCATGGCACCGATCCCCAAACCACTCATATGGTTGGCACCATGGGTTACTTAGCTCCAGAGCTACTGCGCACAGGCAAGGCATCACCTCTCACTGATGTTTTTGCTTTTGGCACATTCCTCCTTGAGGTAACATGTGGGCAAAGGCCAATCAAGGAAGACGCACAAGGCGATCAACTGTTGTTGGTCGATTGGGTACTCGATCATTGGCACAACGGGACTCTCCTTGAGACAGTGGATACAAGGCTGCAAGGCAACTATAACACTGATGAAGCATACCTTGTGCTAAAGCTTGGACTGCTCTGCTCACACCCATCTGCAAGCTCAAGGCCAAACATGCAAAATGTCTTGGATTACCTTGATGGACATGCACCGGTTCCAGAATTGGCATCAACACAACTGAGCTTCAACATACTAGCCCTTTTGCAAAACAAGGGATTGGATCCATATATTGTGTCATGCCCTCCATCATCAATGATGAGCTTCGGAACTATATCTGATCTATCAGGAGGGAGATGA
- the LOC101776002 gene encoding uncharacterized protein LOC101776002 gives MKFFLPCLLVSFGLHLATISADGNPLLYLGFSSTNLSMDGTATITPSGLLELTNGIVNRKGHAFYPDPLSFRKSHNGKVQSFSVSFVFGIRSSYLSMTQHGLAFVVAPSKNFSDALANQYLGLTNTVKNGNPKNHFFAVELDTALSIEFKDINANHVGININDLNSIESSSAGYYDDKSDSFQNLSLNSGDAMQVWVDYGGEAKQINVTIAPLEKEKPVRPLISKTHDLSMVLQEPAYIGFSSSTGAVNSRHYVLGWSFSMNRSAPKIDTTKLPKLPPKGQKPQSKLLDIILPIGTATSIIVMGAIIILLLRRRLRYAELKEDWETEFGPHRFSYKDLYHATEGFQNKNILGAGGFGKVYKGILPSSKLNVAVKRVSHESRQGMKEFIAEVVSIGRIRHRNLVQLLGYCRRKGELLLVYDYMSNGSLDNYLYCEENNPTLNWAQRFWVIKGIASGLLYLHEKWEKVVIHRDIKASNVLLDSEMNGRLGDFGLARLYDHGTDLQTTHVVGTMGYLAPELVSTGKASPLTDVFAFGTFLLEVTCGKRPVSNDTDYNQEVLVDWVLEHWRKGSLIETVDTRLRGYYNVDEACLVLKLGLLCSHPFTNVRPNMHKVMQYLDCDLPLPELTHAEMSFSMLTLMQGEGFDPYTLSSSIGTGSGISGGRWHTGCQSSYRPDIMEHLPMAFLVAFFLLCLSLNNLPGFCVAGGDSFAFSGFAGANLTRDGTAKITREGLLELTNNDAHVQGHAFHPTPVQFKDSPNGTVQSFSLIFVFAILSDPAYSYMSSDGMAFVIAPGKDFSSASPAQYLGLLNSQSTGPANASNHIFAVELDTIQNEEFKDINGNHVGIDINTLSSVYSHPAAFYDDKDGTLKNLNLFSRDGEEIQVWVDYDGEAKQINVTLAPMGVAKPSKPLISNTSDLSAVITEKAYVGFSAATGPIKSRHYVLAWSFAMNGPAPAIDFKKMPKLPNPDHKTPAKALEIALPIAAFVILAICIAVLVIVQTKLAYAELREDWEVEFGPHRFSYKELYDATEGFKSKHLLGVGGFGKVYKGILSKSKSEVAVKRVSHDSSQGIKEFVSEVVSIGHLRHRNLVQLLGYCRRKGELLLVYDYMPNGSLDKYLYGEDNRPILEWAQRFQIIKDVASGLFYLHEKWEQVVIHRDIKASNVLLDGGMIAHLGDFGLARLYDHGTDLQTTHVVGTMGYIAPELSRTGKASPLTDVFAFGTFLLEVTCGRRPVSNSVQHGRALLVDRVLEYWHRGALEETVDSRLQGNYNIDEARMVLTLGLMCSHPFPSERPTMRQVMQYLDGDVPLPELIPANMSLLSLMRNQVSFDQSVLQYPWSATSIGTMTAGISVGR, from the exons ATGAAGTTCTTCCTTCCATGCCTCCTGGTTTCCTTTGGCCTTCACCTAGCAACTATCAGCGCAGATGGCAATCCACTCCTATACCTCGGCTTCAGCAGCACTAACCTCTCCATGGATGGAACTGCCACAATCACACCAAGTGGACTCCTTGAGCTAACAAATGGCATCGTTAATCGCAAAGGCCATGCATTCTACCCGGATCCTTTGTCCTTCCGCAAGTCACATAATGGTAAAGTGCAGTCCTTCTCTGTCTCTTTTGTGTTTGGAATCCGCTCTAGTTACCTCAGTATGACCCAACATGGTTTGGCCTTTGTTGTTGCTCCAAGCAAGAACTTCTCAGATGCATTGGCCAACCAGTACCTGGGTCTCACAAATACTGTGAAGAATGGAAACCCAAAAAACCATTTCTTTGCTGTGGAGCTTGATACAGCTCTATCAATCGAGTTCAAGGACATTAATGCAAACCATGTAGGCATCAACATCAATGACCTAAACTCCATAGAATCCTCCTCTGCAGGCTACTATGATGACAAGAGTGATAGCTTCCAAAACTTAAGCCTTAATAGTGGAGATGCAATGCAAGTATGGGTGGACTATGGTGGAGAAGCCAAGCAAATAAATGTGACCATAGCTCCCCTTGAAAAGGAGAAACCAGTAAGGCCATTGATCTCGAAAACCCACGACCTCTCAATGGTGCTGCAAGAGCCAGCATATATTGGTTTTTCATCATCAACTGGTGCAGTTAACTCACGACACTACGTGCTTGGCTGGAGCTTCAGCATGAACAGATCAGCTCCAAAGATTGATACCACCAAGCTCCCAAAGCTACCTCCCAAGGGTCAAAAACCCCAGTCAAAACTCTTGGATATCATCTTACCAATAGGAACTGCAACATCCATTATTGTCATGGGAGCTATCATCATTTTACTTCTTAGGAGGAGGCTACGATATGCTGAGCTCAAAGAAGATTGGGAAACTGAGTTCGGACCACACAGGTTCTCATACAAGGATTTGTACCATGCCACAGAGGGATTTCAGAACAAGAACATACTTGGTGCAGGAGGATTTGGGAAGGTATACAAAGGAATCCTCCCATCATCTAAATTGAATGTTGCTGTTAAGAGGGTGTCCCATGAATCGAGGCAGGGCATGAAGGAGTTCATTGCTGAGGTTGTAAGCATTGGACGCATTCGACACCGCAACCTTGTTCAATTACTTGGTTATTGCAGGCGAAAAGGTGAACTTCTTTTAGTATATGATTACATGTCAAATGGAAGCCTTGATAATTATTTGTACTGTGAAGAGAACAACCCCACACTGAATTGGGCACAAAGGTTTTGGGTCATCAAAGGGATTGCATCAGGTTTACTCTACCTCCATGAGAAGTGGGAAAAGGTTGTCATTCACCGTGATATTAAGGCAAGCAATGTTCTTCTTGATAGTGAGATGAATGGACGTCTAGGTGACTTTGGCCTAGCAAGATTGTATGATCATGGTACTGACCTACAGACCACACATGTTGTGGGTACCATGGGGTACTTAGCCCCAGAACTGGTATCGACAGGAAAGGCATCCCCTCTCACAGATGTGTTTGCCTTTGGCACATTCCTTCTTGAGGTGACCTGTGGGAAAAGGCCAGTAAGCAATGATACAGATTATAACCAGGAGGTGTTAGTAGACTGGGTTCTTGAACATTGGCGCAAAGGATCATTGATTGAGACTGTTGACACCAGGCTACGAGGGTATTATAATGTTGATGAGGCATGCCTGGTGCTAAAACTTGGGCTATTATGCTCACATCCATTTACTAATGTGAGGCCTAACATGCACAAGGTCATGCAGTACCTTGATTGTGATTTGCCACTCCCTGAGTTGACACATGCAGAAATGAGCTTCAGCATGCTCACCCTAATGCAAGGAGAAGGGTTTGACCCATATACGCTGTCATCAAGCATTGGCACAGGATCTGGCATCTCAGGAGGAAGA TGGCATACAGGTTGTCAGAGTTCTTACCGCCCAGACATAATGGAGCATCTTCCCATGGCCTTCCTTgtagccttcttcctcctctgccttAGCCTCAACAACCTTCCGGGCTTCtgtgtcgccggcggcgattCCTTTGCTTTCTCAGGCTTCGCCGGTGCCAACCTCACCCGTGATGGCACGGCAAAGATCACCAGGGAAGGACTCCTTGAGCTGACGAACAACGACGCCCACGTCCAAGGCCACGCGTTCCACCCAACTCCGGTTCAATTCAAGGACTCGCCCAATGGCACGGTGCAGTCCTTCTCCCTCATCTTCGTCTTCGCCATCCTCTCTGACCCTGCTTATTCATATATGAGTAGCGATGGTATGGCCTTCGTCATCGCCCCGGGGAAGGATTTCTCGAGCGCGTCACCGGCCCAATATTTGGGCTTGCTCAACAGCCAGAGCACTGGCCCAGCGAACGCGAGCAACCACATCTTCGCCGTGGAGCTCGACACCATCCAGAACGAGGAGTTCAAAGACATCAACGGCAACCATGTCGGCATCGACATCAACACGCTCTCCTCTGTTTACTCTCACCCTGCTGCCTTCTACGACGACAAGGACGGTACGCTCAAGAACTTGAATCTCTTTAGCAGGGACGGCGAGGAGATTCAAGTGTGGGTAGACTATGATGGGGAGGCCAAACAAATCAATGTCACTCTGGCTCCCATGGGAGTGGCGAAACCATCGAAGCCCCTGATCTCAAACACATCTGACCTCTCAGCAGTGATCACTGAGAAAGCTTATGTTGGTTTCTCTGCCGCGACTGGACCGATCAAGTCGCGGCACTACGTGCTCGCCTGGAGCTTCGCCATGAACGGACCTGCTCCAGCCATTGATTTCAAGAAGATGCCAAAGCTGCCAAACCCTGACCACAAGACACCGGCAAAGGCCTTGGAGATTGCACTGCCAATAGCAGCGTTTGTAATCTTGGCGATATGCATTGCAGTCCTTGTAATCGTGCAGACGAAGCTGGCATATGCTGAGTTGAGAGAAGATTGGGAGGTCGAGTTTGGGCCGCACCGGTTCTCATACAAGGAACTGTACGATGCGACCGAAGGATTCAAGAGCAAGCACCTACTCGGCGTAGGCGGGTTTGGCAAGGTGTACAAAGGAATTCTTTCAAAGTCTAAATCAGAGGTTGCGGTGAAGAGGGTGTCCCACGACTCAAGCCAGGGGATAAAGGAGTTCGTCTCCGAAGTTGTCAGCATCGGTCACCTTCGACACCGTAACCTTGTGCAGTTACTTGGTTATTGCCGAAGGAAGGGTGAGCTACTTCTGGTCTACGATTACATGCCCAATGGTAGCCTTGATAAGTATCTATACGGTGAGGATAACAGACCCATACTAGAATGGGCTCAGAGGTTTCAGATCATCAAGGACGTTGCTTCGGGGTTGTTCTACCTCCATGAAAAGTGGGAGCAGGTCGTCATTCACCGAGACATCAAGGCAAGCAATGTGCTCCTCGATGGCGGGATGATCGCTCATCTAGGCGACTTCGGCCTCGCAAGGCTATACGACCATGGCACCGACCTACAAACCACTCATGTGGTTGGGACCATGGGTTACATTGCCCCGGAGCTTTCACGCACAGGCAAGGCATCCCCTCTCACGGATGTCTTCGCCTTCGGCACGTTCCTTCTAGAGGTCACCTGCGGTCGGCGACCGGTCAGCAACAGCGTGCAACATGGCCGGGCATTGTTAGTTGACCGGGTGCTCGAGTACTGGCACAGAGGAGCTCTCGAGGAGACCGTGGATTCGAGGCTGCAAGGAAACTACAACATTGATGAGGCAAGGATGGTGCTGACGCTTGGGTTGATGTGCTCGCACCCGTTCCCAAGTGAAAGGCCTACCATGAGGCAGGTCATGCAGTACCTCGACGGCGATGTGCCGCTGCCGGAGCTGATTCCGGCGAACATGAGCTTGTTGAGTCTCATGCGGAATCAAGTGTCGTTCGACCAGTCTGTCCTGCAGTACCCGTGGTCGGCGACCAGCATTGGTACGATGACAGCCGGGATCTCGGTTGGAAGATGA